A genomic segment from Neodiprion lecontei isolate iyNeoLeco1 chromosome 1, iyNeoLeco1.1, whole genome shotgun sequence encodes:
- the LOC107223900 gene encoding uncharacterized protein LOC107223900 isoform X2, translating to MVDNNCIIEGNVKFRDGKKWKSRWCVMRKLSPVADCLHLQLYGDSKDRYKQGQTKASLSLQHFLGVESGFTLDKESNTIAIICQDVTVVLAFDTRERLIQWQVKISNNLGEDQQFLILISSAPTKAKLLSGPAHMHIQNRRFCITTGVPPRLAGVWEIAHLRRYGVVEGRFCFEGGSRCGRGEGLHVLVTDQGDDIIKTLQLAAEGKLSTRKRPTARELAACDSPRRQFSRSETRVSDSFPSLLYNTGSYEGQCDNCKNEGSPYWSSTESRQQTDLDSDYGCRDASISELHDQPGEWHSCSIVQGNNSMVERCSSCISKLGTLSKSSTSGTTSTMTHSSSPAPLGGCQQPLRAFDRLSLSSYSSSSHESDYSVSQQAECHCVSSKVFQTQNPQSFAPKQLVSPPRPPKPHSSCVRKAKKPPMPLPQPEYPCSCSTKPPAVQNNIANTTGPYENYDVPKTIIRHALSMERTSSTDQYYDTPRKIKEILALPKMYANYDTPLVPQAVALQQCGCPTKLTSQSPRTSACPCHNVMSWAGFVLPYCRRGAGIVLDAVHPVRLSGEGKMPVVNASGEIAVYATSDKSTEDDHGPETAKEKCGCQSESTGVDNNYANIEPVIDTQPESKQINYANIDFTQSLEHYENSKDVLAKAGISRDEAAKISEELKESEASEVNENTKFCTKCGHAKDGENDYLMMNPEKEMPKKPYPGYLAMQPAHNACSKEVLSRICSTGKSSSNPTLTGSQLIEGSKKRSESEYRVPGSAMLSSPYLRRRLLDSANSTEASDSELKPYHDSEETSASSPQPCSIKIRRSSSVPSKTGHNRDSSSSNDSGVSTGSLSHRGTEFGEFELPIITTNLARRHLISISHKSTPPVCFHNSLPRKSKSSDPLRELSFQFQKLKIPTKSSSAEGDIPACVPKGTKGFSSPGEVSATPYTDSRSTSSGTSDMSDYIETLSLSSHSSSDTPDNLRLGGRQVATTLRPRSGKEYYKIDRSILVEQGRTLTGPTSNYANITPVLEKSESPSPGYMSSSSYDQPQPACDHFLFPEQA from the exons ATGGTGGATAACAATTGCATTATCGAGGGAAACGTCAAGTTTCGGGATGGCAAGAAG TGGAAGTCAAGGTGGTGCGTCATGAGAAAATTGTCCCCTGTGGCAG aCTGCTTACACTTGCAACTTTACGGAGATAGCAAAGACCGATACAAACAAGGTCAAACCAAGGCCTCGCTTAGCTTACAACACTTTCTTGGGGTAGAAAGTGGATTTACCCTTGACAAAGAATCTAACACAATTGCCATTATTTGCCAAGATGTTACGGTAGTTCTTGCTTTCGATACTCGTGAGAGACTAATACAGTGGCAAGTCAAGATATCCAACAATTTGGGCGAAG ATCAACAATTCCTGATTCTCATCTCCTCGGCACCGACAAAAGCAAAGCTTTTAAGCGGCCCAGCACATATGCACATACAAAATCGTCGCTTCTGTATTACCACTGGAGTACCGCCAAGGCTCGCTGGGGTTTGGGAAATTGCACATCTTCGTCGTTATGGGGTCGTTGAGGGAAGATTTTGTTTTGAGGGAGGCTCAAGATGCGGCCGTGGAGAAGGCCTGCACGTTCTTGTTACAGATCAAGGAGATGACATTATAAAAACCTTGCAATTGGCAGCCGAAGGAAAGCTCAGTACACGAAAAAGACCAACTGCTCGTGAACTTGCAGCATGTGACAGTCCCAGAAGGCAATTTTCTCGATCTGAAACAAGGGTTAGCGATTCCTTTCCATCATTGCTGTATAATACAGGATCCTACGAAGGGCAGTGCGACAACTGCAAAAATGAAGGCTCGCCGTACTGGTCCTCGACTGAAAGCAGGCAGCAGACAGATTTGGACAGTGATTACGGGTGTCGGGATGCTTCCATATCAGAATTACATGATCAACCAGGAGAGTGGCACAGCTGCTCAATTGTCCAAGGAAATAATTCAATGGTTGAAAGATGCTCCAGCTGTATCAGCAAATTGGGAACACTTTCCAAGTCATCTACATCGGGCACAACTTCGACAATGACTCACTCTAGCAGTCCTGCTCCACTTGGGGGTTGTCAGCAACCACTTCGAGCGTTTGACAGACTCTCGCTCTCTTCCTATAGCAGCAGTAGTCATGAAAGTGATTACTCGGTGTCCCAACAGGCAGAGTGCCATTGCGTGTCTAGTAAAGTTTTCCAAACTCAAAACCCGCAGAGCTTTGCTCCTAAGCAGTTAGTCTCTCCTCCCAGACCGCCGAAGCCACATTCTTCGTGTGTTAGAAAAGCTAAGAAGCCTCCGATGCCACTTCCACAACCAGAATATCCTTGTTCTTGCTCAACAAAGCCACCAGCAGTTCAAAACAACATAGCCAATACAACTGGGCCATATGAAAACTATGATGTTCCAAAAACAATAATTCGCCACGCATTGTCTATGGAACGAACTTCGTCCACTGATCAGTATTACGATACGCCTAGAAAAATCAAGGAAATTCTTGCGTTGCCAAAAATGTATGCAAATTACGACACTCCGCTTGTGCCACAAGCAGTTGCTTTACAACAGTGTGGTTGTCCTACCAAGCTGACTTCTCAATCCCCGCGTACATCCGCTTGTCCATGTCACAACGTAATGAGCTGGGCTGGTTTTGTTTTACCTTACTGTCGTCGAGGGGCAGGCATTGTGTTAGATGCCGTGCATCCAGTACGGCTGTCTGGTGAAGGGAAGATGCCGGTTGTGAACGCCAGTGGAGAAATAGCGGTTTATGCAACAAGTGACAAAAGTACTGAAGATGATCATGGTCCTGAAACTGCTAAAGAAAAGTGTGGCTGTCAGAGTGAAAGTACCGGAGTTGATAACAATTATGCAAACATTGAACCAGTAATAGATACGCAACCAGAATCAAAGCAGATAAATTATGCAAATATTGATTTTACCCAATCTTTAGAACACTATGAAAACAGCAAGGATGTTTTAGCCAAAGCGGGAATATCACGAGATGAGGCAGCCAAGATTTCCGAAGAGTTGAAGGAATCTGAAGCTTCCGAGGTGAATGAAAATACAAAGTTCTGCACCAAATGTGGGCATGCAAAAGATGGAGAGAATGATTACTTGATGATGAACCCAGAGAAAGAAATGCCGAAGAAGCCGTACCCTGGGTACTTAGCGATGCAACCGGCTCACAACGCTTGTTCCAAAGAAGTTTTGTCTAGAATTTGCAGCACCGGAAAGAGCAGTAGTAATCCAACTTTGACTGGATCCCAATTAATAGAAGGAAGCAAAAAAAGATCTGAATCTGAATATCGAGTACCTGGATCAGCGATGTTATCTAGTCCCTACCTCAGACGCCGACTCTTGGACTCCGCAAATAGCACAGAGGCTTCTG ATTCAGAGCTGAAACCTTATCACGACAGCGAGGAGACTTCCGCGTCATCTCCTCAGCCGTgttcaataaaaattcgacGCTCATCTTCTGTACCATCAAAGACGGGACATAACCGCGACTCTTCGAGCAGCAACGACTCTGGCGTATCGACTGGCTCTCTGAGTCACAGAGGAACTGAATTTGGGGAATTCGAACTACCCATAATTACTACTAATTTAGCAAGAAGACATTTGATATCAATATCCCACAAAAGTACCCCTCCAGTCTGCTTCCATAACAGTCTACcaagaaaatcaaaatccaGTGACCCACTTCGCGAGCTTtcctttcaatttcaaaaactaaaaatacCAACGAAATCTTCATCTGCCGAAGGAGACATACCTGCCTGTGTTCCCAAAGGCACAAAAGGTTTCAGTAGCCCAGGCGAAGTATCCGCTACACCGTACACAGATTCTCGAAGTACAAGCAGCGGTACATCCGATATGTCTGATTACATCGAAACATTATCTTTGTCCTCGCATTCATCATCAGATACCCCAGACAATCTTAG ATTGGGTGGACGTCAGGTGGCCACAACTCTTCGGCCGCGTAGCGGAAaggaatattataaaatagatCGAAGCATCTTGGTGGAACAAGGCCGTACATTGACAGGGCCAACTTCTAACTATGCCAATATTACACCTGTCCTTGAAAAAAGTGAATCTCCGTCACCGGGATATATGAGCAGCTCGTCATACGATCAGCCGCAACCAGCGTGTGATCACTTTCTCTTTCCTGAG CAGGCCTGA
- the LOC107223900 gene encoding uncharacterized protein LOC107223900 isoform X1: MVDNNCIIEGNVKFRDGKKWKSRWCVMRKLSPVADCLHLQLYGDSKDRYKQGQTKASLSLQHFLGVESGFTLDKESNTIAIICQDVTVVLAFDTRERLIQWQVKISNNLGEDQQFLILISSAPTKAKLLSGPAHMHIQNRRFCITTGVPPRLAGVWEIAHLRRYGVVEGRFCFEGGSRCGRGEGLHVLVTDQGDDIIKTLQLAAEGKLSTRKRPTARELAACDSPRRQFSRSETRVSDSFPSLLYNTGSYEGQCDNCKNEGSPYWSSTESRQQTDLDSDYGCRDASISELHDQPGEWHSCSIVQGNNSMVERCSSCISKLGTLSKSSTSGTTSTMTHSSSPAPLGGCQQPLRAFDRLSLSSYSSSSHESDYSVSQQAECHCVSSKVFQTQNPQSFAPKQLVSPPRPPKPHSSCVRKAKKPPMPLPQPEYPCSCSTKPPAVQNNIANTTGPYENYDVPKTIIRHALSMERTSSTDQYYDTPRKIKEILALPKMYANYDTPLVPQAVALQQCGCPTKLTSQSPRTSACPCHNVMSWAGFVLPYCRRGAGIVLDAVHPVRLSGEGKMPVVNASGEIAVYATSDKSTEDDHGPETAKEKCGCQSESTGVDNNYANIEPVIDTQPESKQINYANIDFTQSLEHYENSKDVLAKAGISRDEAAKISEELKESEASEVNENTKFCTKCGHAKDGENDYLMMNPEKEMPKKPYPGYLAMQPAHNACSKEVLSRICSTGKSSSNPTLTGSQLIEGSKKRSESEYRVPGSAMLSSPYLRRRLLDSANSTEASGNIGLLARKRSYSAESAHYTNDEKLTLFPSNLTIHKCSSEADKELLMNKDRRTLCVDSELKPYHDSEETSASSPQPCSIKIRRSSSVPSKTGHNRDSSSSNDSGVSTGSLSHRGTEFGEFELPIITTNLARRHLISISHKSTPPVCFHNSLPRKSKSSDPLRELSFQFQKLKIPTKSSSAEGDIPACVPKGTKGFSSPGEVSATPYTDSRSTSSGTSDMSDYIETLSLSSHSSSDTPDNLRLGGRQVATTLRPRSGKEYYKIDRSILVEQGRTLTGPTSNYANITPVLEKSESPSPGYMSSSSYDQPQPACDHFLFPEQA, encoded by the exons ATGGTGGATAACAATTGCATTATCGAGGGAAACGTCAAGTTTCGGGATGGCAAGAAG TGGAAGTCAAGGTGGTGCGTCATGAGAAAATTGTCCCCTGTGGCAG aCTGCTTACACTTGCAACTTTACGGAGATAGCAAAGACCGATACAAACAAGGTCAAACCAAGGCCTCGCTTAGCTTACAACACTTTCTTGGGGTAGAAAGTGGATTTACCCTTGACAAAGAATCTAACACAATTGCCATTATTTGCCAAGATGTTACGGTAGTTCTTGCTTTCGATACTCGTGAGAGACTAATACAGTGGCAAGTCAAGATATCCAACAATTTGGGCGAAG ATCAACAATTCCTGATTCTCATCTCCTCGGCACCGACAAAAGCAAAGCTTTTAAGCGGCCCAGCACATATGCACATACAAAATCGTCGCTTCTGTATTACCACTGGAGTACCGCCAAGGCTCGCTGGGGTTTGGGAAATTGCACATCTTCGTCGTTATGGGGTCGTTGAGGGAAGATTTTGTTTTGAGGGAGGCTCAAGATGCGGCCGTGGAGAAGGCCTGCACGTTCTTGTTACAGATCAAGGAGATGACATTATAAAAACCTTGCAATTGGCAGCCGAAGGAAAGCTCAGTACACGAAAAAGACCAACTGCTCGTGAACTTGCAGCATGTGACAGTCCCAGAAGGCAATTTTCTCGATCTGAAACAAGGGTTAGCGATTCCTTTCCATCATTGCTGTATAATACAGGATCCTACGAAGGGCAGTGCGACAACTGCAAAAATGAAGGCTCGCCGTACTGGTCCTCGACTGAAAGCAGGCAGCAGACAGATTTGGACAGTGATTACGGGTGTCGGGATGCTTCCATATCAGAATTACATGATCAACCAGGAGAGTGGCACAGCTGCTCAATTGTCCAAGGAAATAATTCAATGGTTGAAAGATGCTCCAGCTGTATCAGCAAATTGGGAACACTTTCCAAGTCATCTACATCGGGCACAACTTCGACAATGACTCACTCTAGCAGTCCTGCTCCACTTGGGGGTTGTCAGCAACCACTTCGAGCGTTTGACAGACTCTCGCTCTCTTCCTATAGCAGCAGTAGTCATGAAAGTGATTACTCGGTGTCCCAACAGGCAGAGTGCCATTGCGTGTCTAGTAAAGTTTTCCAAACTCAAAACCCGCAGAGCTTTGCTCCTAAGCAGTTAGTCTCTCCTCCCAGACCGCCGAAGCCACATTCTTCGTGTGTTAGAAAAGCTAAGAAGCCTCCGATGCCACTTCCACAACCAGAATATCCTTGTTCTTGCTCAACAAAGCCACCAGCAGTTCAAAACAACATAGCCAATACAACTGGGCCATATGAAAACTATGATGTTCCAAAAACAATAATTCGCCACGCATTGTCTATGGAACGAACTTCGTCCACTGATCAGTATTACGATACGCCTAGAAAAATCAAGGAAATTCTTGCGTTGCCAAAAATGTATGCAAATTACGACACTCCGCTTGTGCCACAAGCAGTTGCTTTACAACAGTGTGGTTGTCCTACCAAGCTGACTTCTCAATCCCCGCGTACATCCGCTTGTCCATGTCACAACGTAATGAGCTGGGCTGGTTTTGTTTTACCTTACTGTCGTCGAGGGGCAGGCATTGTGTTAGATGCCGTGCATCCAGTACGGCTGTCTGGTGAAGGGAAGATGCCGGTTGTGAACGCCAGTGGAGAAATAGCGGTTTATGCAACAAGTGACAAAAGTACTGAAGATGATCATGGTCCTGAAACTGCTAAAGAAAAGTGTGGCTGTCAGAGTGAAAGTACCGGAGTTGATAACAATTATGCAAACATTGAACCAGTAATAGATACGCAACCAGAATCAAAGCAGATAAATTATGCAAATATTGATTTTACCCAATCTTTAGAACACTATGAAAACAGCAAGGATGTTTTAGCCAAAGCGGGAATATCACGAGATGAGGCAGCCAAGATTTCCGAAGAGTTGAAGGAATCTGAAGCTTCCGAGGTGAATGAAAATACAAAGTTCTGCACCAAATGTGGGCATGCAAAAGATGGAGAGAATGATTACTTGATGATGAACCCAGAGAAAGAAATGCCGAAGAAGCCGTACCCTGGGTACTTAGCGATGCAACCGGCTCACAACGCTTGTTCCAAAGAAGTTTTGTCTAGAATTTGCAGCACCGGAAAGAGCAGTAGTAATCCAACTTTGACTGGATCCCAATTAATAGAAGGAAGCAAAAAAAGATCTGAATCTGAATATCGAGTACCTGGATCAGCGATGTTATCTAGTCCCTACCTCAGACGCCGACTCTTGGACTCCGCAAATAGCACAGAGGCTTCTGGTAATATTGGTCTACTAGCAAGGAAGAGATCATATTCTGCAGAATCTGCACATTATACGAATGACGAAAAACTTACTTTGTTCCCTTCAAATTTGACAATTCACAAGTGTTCCAGCGAGGCTGATAAAGAGTTACTGATGAATAAAGATAGACGAACTTTGTGCGTAGATTCAGAGCTGAAACCTTATCACGACAGCGAGGAGACTTCCGCGTCATCTCCTCAGCCGTgttcaataaaaattcgacGCTCATCTTCTGTACCATCAAAGACGGGACATAACCGCGACTCTTCGAGCAGCAACGACTCTGGCGTATCGACTGGCTCTCTGAGTCACAGAGGAACTGAATTTGGGGAATTCGAACTACCCATAATTACTACTAATTTAGCAAGAAGACATTTGATATCAATATCCCACAAAAGTACCCCTCCAGTCTGCTTCCATAACAGTCTACcaagaaaatcaaaatccaGTGACCCACTTCGCGAGCTTtcctttcaatttcaaaaactaaaaatacCAACGAAATCTTCATCTGCCGAAGGAGACATACCTGCCTGTGTTCCCAAAGGCACAAAAGGTTTCAGTAGCCCAGGCGAAGTATCCGCTACACCGTACACAGATTCTCGAAGTACAAGCAGCGGTACATCCGATATGTCTGATTACATCGAAACATTATCTTTGTCCTCGCATTCATCATCAGATACCCCAGACAATCTTAG ATTGGGTGGACGTCAGGTGGCCACAACTCTTCGGCCGCGTAGCGGAAaggaatattataaaatagatCGAAGCATCTTGGTGGAACAAGGCCGTACATTGACAGGGCCAACTTCTAACTATGCCAATATTACACCTGTCCTTGAAAAAAGTGAATCTCCGTCACCGGGATATATGAGCAGCTCGTCATACGATCAGCCGCAACCAGCGTGTGATCACTTTCTCTTTCCTGAG CAGGCCTGA
- the LOC107223900 gene encoding uncharacterized protein LOC107223900 isoform X3, with protein sequence MHIQNRRFCITTGVPPRLAGVWEIAHLRRYGVVEGRFCFEGGSRCGRGEGLHVLVTDQGDDIIKTLQLAAEGKLSTRKRPTARELAACDSPRRQFSRSETRVSDSFPSLLYNTGSYEGQCDNCKNEGSPYWSSTESRQQTDLDSDYGCRDASISELHDQPGEWHSCSIVQGNNSMVERCSSCISKLGTLSKSSTSGTTSTMTHSSSPAPLGGCQQPLRAFDRLSLSSYSSSSHESDYSVSQQAECHCVSSKVFQTQNPQSFAPKQLVSPPRPPKPHSSCVRKAKKPPMPLPQPEYPCSCSTKPPAVQNNIANTTGPYENYDVPKTIIRHALSMERTSSTDQYYDTPRKIKEILALPKMYANYDTPLVPQAVALQQCGCPTKLTSQSPRTSACPCHNVMSWAGFVLPYCRRGAGIVLDAVHPVRLSGEGKMPVVNASGEIAVYATSDKSTEDDHGPETAKEKCGCQSESTGVDNNYANIEPVIDTQPESKQINYANIDFTQSLEHYENSKDVLAKAGISRDEAAKISEELKESEASEVNENTKFCTKCGHAKDGENDYLMMNPEKEMPKKPYPGYLAMQPAHNACSKEVLSRICSTGKSSSNPTLTGSQLIEGSKKRSESEYRVPGSAMLSSPYLRRRLLDSANSTEASGNIGLLARKRSYSAESAHYTNDEKLTLFPSNLTIHKCSSEADKELLMNKDRRTLCVDSELKPYHDSEETSASSPQPCSIKIRRSSSVPSKTGHNRDSSSSNDSGVSTGSLSHRGTEFGEFELPIITTNLARRHLISISHKSTPPVCFHNSLPRKSKSSDPLRELSFQFQKLKIPTKSSSAEGDIPACVPKGTKGFSSPGEVSATPYTDSRSTSSGTSDMSDYIETLSLSSHSSSDTPDNLRLGGRQVATTLRPRSGKEYYKIDRSILVEQGRTLTGPTSNYANITPVLEKSESPSPGYMSSSSYDQPQPACDHFLFPEQA encoded by the exons ATGCACATACAAAATCGTCGCTTCTGTATTACCACTGGAGTACCGCCAAGGCTCGCTGGGGTTTGGGAAATTGCACATCTTCGTCGTTATGGGGTCGTTGAGGGAAGATTTTGTTTTGAGGGAGGCTCAAGATGCGGCCGTGGAGAAGGCCTGCACGTTCTTGTTACAGATCAAGGAGATGACATTATAAAAACCTTGCAATTGGCAGCCGAAGGAAAGCTCAGTACACGAAAAAGACCAACTGCTCGTGAACTTGCAGCATGTGACAGTCCCAGAAGGCAATTTTCTCGATCTGAAACAAGGGTTAGCGATTCCTTTCCATCATTGCTGTATAATACAGGATCCTACGAAGGGCAGTGCGACAACTGCAAAAATGAAGGCTCGCCGTACTGGTCCTCGACTGAAAGCAGGCAGCAGACAGATTTGGACAGTGATTACGGGTGTCGGGATGCTTCCATATCAGAATTACATGATCAACCAGGAGAGTGGCACAGCTGCTCAATTGTCCAAGGAAATAATTCAATGGTTGAAAGATGCTCCAGCTGTATCAGCAAATTGGGAACACTTTCCAAGTCATCTACATCGGGCACAACTTCGACAATGACTCACTCTAGCAGTCCTGCTCCACTTGGGGGTTGTCAGCAACCACTTCGAGCGTTTGACAGACTCTCGCTCTCTTCCTATAGCAGCAGTAGTCATGAAAGTGATTACTCGGTGTCCCAACAGGCAGAGTGCCATTGCGTGTCTAGTAAAGTTTTCCAAACTCAAAACCCGCAGAGCTTTGCTCCTAAGCAGTTAGTCTCTCCTCCCAGACCGCCGAAGCCACATTCTTCGTGTGTTAGAAAAGCTAAGAAGCCTCCGATGCCACTTCCACAACCAGAATATCCTTGTTCTTGCTCAACAAAGCCACCAGCAGTTCAAAACAACATAGCCAATACAACTGGGCCATATGAAAACTATGATGTTCCAAAAACAATAATTCGCCACGCATTGTCTATGGAACGAACTTCGTCCACTGATCAGTATTACGATACGCCTAGAAAAATCAAGGAAATTCTTGCGTTGCCAAAAATGTATGCAAATTACGACACTCCGCTTGTGCCACAAGCAGTTGCTTTACAACAGTGTGGTTGTCCTACCAAGCTGACTTCTCAATCCCCGCGTACATCCGCTTGTCCATGTCACAACGTAATGAGCTGGGCTGGTTTTGTTTTACCTTACTGTCGTCGAGGGGCAGGCATTGTGTTAGATGCCGTGCATCCAGTACGGCTGTCTGGTGAAGGGAAGATGCCGGTTGTGAACGCCAGTGGAGAAATAGCGGTTTATGCAACAAGTGACAAAAGTACTGAAGATGATCATGGTCCTGAAACTGCTAAAGAAAAGTGTGGCTGTCAGAGTGAAAGTACCGGAGTTGATAACAATTATGCAAACATTGAACCAGTAATAGATACGCAACCAGAATCAAAGCAGATAAATTATGCAAATATTGATTTTACCCAATCTTTAGAACACTATGAAAACAGCAAGGATGTTTTAGCCAAAGCGGGAATATCACGAGATGAGGCAGCCAAGATTTCCGAAGAGTTGAAGGAATCTGAAGCTTCCGAGGTGAATGAAAATACAAAGTTCTGCACCAAATGTGGGCATGCAAAAGATGGAGAGAATGATTACTTGATGATGAACCCAGAGAAAGAAATGCCGAAGAAGCCGTACCCTGGGTACTTAGCGATGCAACCGGCTCACAACGCTTGTTCCAAAGAAGTTTTGTCTAGAATTTGCAGCACCGGAAAGAGCAGTAGTAATCCAACTTTGACTGGATCCCAATTAATAGAAGGAAGCAAAAAAAGATCTGAATCTGAATATCGAGTACCTGGATCAGCGATGTTATCTAGTCCCTACCTCAGACGCCGACTCTTGGACTCCGCAAATAGCACAGAGGCTTCTGGTAATATTGGTCTACTAGCAAGGAAGAGATCATATTCTGCAGAATCTGCACATTATACGAATGACGAAAAACTTACTTTGTTCCCTTCAAATTTGACAATTCACAAGTGTTCCAGCGAGGCTGATAAAGAGTTACTGATGAATAAAGATAGACGAACTTTGTGCGTAGATTCAGAGCTGAAACCTTATCACGACAGCGAGGAGACTTCCGCGTCATCTCCTCAGCCGTgttcaataaaaattcgacGCTCATCTTCTGTACCATCAAAGACGGGACATAACCGCGACTCTTCGAGCAGCAACGACTCTGGCGTATCGACTGGCTCTCTGAGTCACAGAGGAACTGAATTTGGGGAATTCGAACTACCCATAATTACTACTAATTTAGCAAGAAGACATTTGATATCAATATCCCACAAAAGTACCCCTCCAGTCTGCTTCCATAACAGTCTACcaagaaaatcaaaatccaGTGACCCACTTCGCGAGCTTtcctttcaatttcaaaaactaaaaatacCAACGAAATCTTCATCTGCCGAAGGAGACATACCTGCCTGTGTTCCCAAAGGCACAAAAGGTTTCAGTAGCCCAGGCGAAGTATCCGCTACACCGTACACAGATTCTCGAAGTACAAGCAGCGGTACATCCGATATGTCTGATTACATCGAAACATTATCTTTGTCCTCGCATTCATCATCAGATACCCCAGACAATCTTAG ATTGGGTGGACGTCAGGTGGCCACAACTCTTCGGCCGCGTAGCGGAAaggaatattataaaatagatCGAAGCATCTTGGTGGAACAAGGCCGTACATTGACAGGGCCAACTTCTAACTATGCCAATATTACACCTGTCCTTGAAAAAAGTGAATCTCCGTCACCGGGATATATGAGCAGCTCGTCATACGATCAGCCGCAACCAGCGTGTGATCACTTTCTCTTTCCTGAG CAGGCCTGA